CCCTCTTTAAAAATTCTCGAAGGAGTAGATCTCTACCTCGCCTCATCTGGTTCCATTCTACTAAGGCTTGTGAGCTACTTATCGTGATCAATGTATCATGTCTATCTTTTCGGTTGTGAATATATTTTTTACTGATGTATCCTTAGAAATATTAACTATTAATCGCCGATATGCCTTCTTCACCCTCAAGAGCCCCCTCGGGGGCGAAAAAGCGTCATGAAAAGAGCTCTAAGAAGAGCAAAATAACAAAGCGCGAGTCACACAAATTGCCCAAGTCCACAGCGCCTGTGATAAAGGCCGAGACAGACGAGAACGGCGAAACTCAATCCGCTTCGAATCCGAATCGAGGAATCTTTGAGCGTTTCATGCGACAAGAAGTTGGTGAGCCTTCACGAGAAGAGCGAGTCGTCCCCAACAACAACCTCGATCACGACGACCGAGGGGCGACGAAATCTGAGGTCGCAAAGACAGTTACGCAACAAATTGTCTGCTCAAACACAGCTGGTAGCACACAGCCTGCTCCACCAGAGAACTACCAGAATAAATCTGATGTGGCTAAAGCCTCAAACAATTCAGACGCAATTGTTAAAATAGAGGGTAATCTTCCGCAAAGAATGAAAGATATTCCTAGCAGTGTTCAAGAACCAATCGACAAGATCAGCCAAACAGAGAGTATTAGCCAAGTTGAACTGCAaaatgatggcgatgttgcAGTTCCACAGTCAACAACTAAGCATGACACGGGAAATCTTCAGCAGGTTCAGAACAACGACGATTCGCCAAGAGAGCTTCCTAAGCAGGACGAACATAGCAAAGTCAAAAGTGAGAAACCAATCCAAGATGGAACCTCGGAAGGGGATGCTGCAACATCAAAGTGTGATGAGATGACCGATGTTGATCCATCCACCATCTCTGCTGACCCCATTGCGACTCCGGAGAAATCTCACAAGAAGAGCGGaaagaagcgcaagcacAAGCATTCCCGCAAACGATCTAAATCTCGCGATCGTTCAAAATcacacaaaagaagaaaaggatcAGAGACATTTGTCCCCAATCATCAACGAGATGATTGCGAAAGCAGTGGTGATGAGGAACAGTCGCAAAACGAGTTCGATGTCGAGCaagcaagggcaaggatCCCCAAAGGGTGTAGCGTCCGGCATGAAGGAGAACAGAAGGAAGAGCTGAGAGATGGTAAAAGGATTGCCAATCAAAAGAAGTTTACAAAGATGTTCAGATCTGACCTCAAGGATCACCAGCTGACCACTTTGTCTTGGATGGTAAACAGGGAGAAAGATACGACGCGAACAGTTGATGGGGGCATAATAGCTCACGATATGGGAATGGGCAAAACGGTTACGAGCTTGGCATGCATTGCAGCTAATAGGCCACCCAAGAAGGATCGAAAGATATCCGCTCAGGCGACACTTGTTATTGTGCCCAACAGAACAGTTGCCAAGCAGTGGCTAACGGAAGCCAAGGTAAGTTTTTTTGAGAACCACATGATTATTTTACTGATTCCTTTTCAGAAACATTGGTATGAAGAGGCAAGCTCGCTTGTAACCATCCATACTGGGAACGATGATGACCACCTTTTGGCGCAATATGAGAGGCAATGGATCGTGTAAGTTGCATCTTCCATATGGTGCTCCAGGACCGGAGAAGCTTATCAAACATAGTCTTGCAACATATCCTCAAGTGCGAAATTCCTTTCCGAGTCAAGTGGTTATGGATTACCTACATGCTCAATATGCAGATGACCAGCGTTTGCTTAAGCAAGAGTTCAAAAAGCGAGCAAAGTTCTTGTTCCGTATCAACTGGTTCAGGGTAATTTTAGATGAGGGTCATGCAGCTACGAAGTGGAACGGACGCAGTAAGTCTATATGGTTGATTCAAATTAGAAATCTCTTTGGCTAATTCGATCAGCCTTGGATGCATGTACTCGGATACAGGCGAAGCACCGGTGGGTCTTGAGCGGCACTCCTATTCAGAACAAGCCAATAGGTGAGGCCAAGAATGCTCCAGAAAACGGTGGATGTGGTAATTGGAGAACTAATATGGTATTGTCAGAGTTTTATTCGTATGCGACTTTAGTCTGCTGCGAGTACCGAGGCACCCGACGAGTGTTCAGAAATGACTACATTGTCAAGGTAAGAGCGCTCTAACAGTGGTGTTTAAGCACAAACTAACAAGCTGTGTTTGATTCAGGATGCGACAAATGCCGACTTTGACTCTCTCGCCAGCACTCTCATGTATCGGGGGTAGGTCACTTGCGTAATGCAAACACACACAGTCAGCTGACAAGGAGTAGAACTGCAGAAGGGAAGCTCAACATTCCACCGACAACTCGCCGAGAGGTATATATTGAAGTTtcgcaagaagagcaaatgATATGCAAGTACGTATGCAGTTGTTAAGACTGGAGTCATATGCGCCATGTGTGAGAGCAGGTACTGACAAGCAAAGTGCCATCGATTCGTTCTTCAAGGCTCAACAGAAGAAGCACGAGAGAGATAAAGAGCGAGCGGGAATGCCCATATTTGAAAACgaacaagacgaagatgaggtgGAAGATATTAagccagaagaagatgatgaagaggaagaagaaggcgtggtgaaaaaggacaagaagtcCAAAATCCAAGCGTCAGCCCATTTGCGTCTCAGGCAGGCTCTGTCTCATCCATACTGCCTAGAGAGGTTTTTTATGGGGAACTATCTCAGTGAAGATGAACTCAAGTCACTGGCTTCGGACTTGAATTCAATGAGCGACAAGAAGACTGTGATTGAGCAGCTCGAAGCGGATGAAAATTGGGCAGAACATCTCGGCCAATACCAAAAAGGCCTTGATATACTCAAGTCTCGTGAGGAAGCGTTTCTAGGCGGGATTTTCGATATGAACAAGCTCATGGATCTCGTGATTCTCCAACGCACAGTCAATGTACAGAAGTGTGGCGGCGCTGCTTGCAAATCTCAGATTCTCTCTCGTTTCAAGGTAAGTAACCGTGATTGATCGCAATTTAATTCTTAAATTGGCTAACTGGATCGTTGAATAGTGTGGCCATATGTACTGCGAACAATGCTTCGGCCGGTTAATGATGCGGAGGAGCAGCATGCCGGAAGCAGAGCGATCAGGCGTAAGTCTCTATAGTTCCCATTAGAAGCGAGATGTATACTGATCATACGTGCACAATCTGAAGCAAATGAAATGCCCCACTGATGGTTGTGGTCAAGACCTCTCGTTTGTAGAGCAAGTGACTACTCTGGTACAGCTCGCCTCCATGGCGAACCAGGACAAGGGTTATGTGGAGATTGGAAGAGATTGGCTCAAAAATACAGTCCAGGCGAGACAAGAGCGATCTCTGTTTTTTATTGCCAGCTCCTGCTTCTACGGCCCACGGATTGTCCCTCCACCGAGTTCGAGGCTCACAGCGACGATGGCCGTCGTTATGACTTGGCTGACCGAGGCACCCCAAGACAAAATCATCAGTAAGTGAATGAGGATACTCAGACAAGGGTCAATGGACTAACGCATGAGCAAATTAGTTTTCACGCAATTTGTTACGACGCTCAAGATGGTGGGCTATCAGCTCGAGACTCTGGGTGTTAAATTTGTGTACTATTGCGGCACGTCgccgaagcagcagcaggaacaCTCAATGCATGCGTTCCATAATGATCCAGAGACGCTGGTCATGGTGAGTCCCAACATTTCCTGCTTCAATGCACTGCAATAATGAATAGACGTATCCCTTACCTCTAAGAAATAGGTCTCTACCTTGAAGAGCGGCGGCCAGTCGCACAACCTCACTGTGGCGAACCGCGTCATAATCGTCGACCTTTGGTGGAacaaggaggccgagaagcagGCCATCGGCCGCGTGGTCCGGATAGGccagaagaaagagacattTTCGGTGCGCATTGTCACGAAGCACGGTATGGATGATCGTGTTATCAAAGTTCAGACGGGTAAGGAGGCAATGGTGGCCCGAATATTGCAGGACGACGGACACGAGCGAATAGAGGTTGACGATGAGCGCCTCGAACAGATCTTTGAGCgaaaagaaggcgaagaatcaaggaagagaaaacgaaagagaagagaagatccGTTTGAATCGAGAGGGGGCGATGGTATGGCATTTTAAGAGGCCGGTTGACAGAAGCTAGAGTTGATTCCGAGGGCTTACATCTTTGAGGCGTTGGGGGATGCTGCGACAATCAACGAATCACTTTGCTCCAtatttcattttcatctcgattattcttttttggaaCTCATTCGGAGAGAGTATGATATCGGTTACGGAGCTGGACGCGATACTGGGGACTGGAAAAGCCGGTGGTTGTTTTATTGGGCgactggagctggatggCGGTTTCGAGGAAAAGAATGGTTTGCTTCTGGGAGTTTGAGATTATAGGGCTGCTTCAGATTGGGTTCGGAATCTTCGTTTTTACAATTTGCTTCAATATGCAGCTGATATAGCGCAGAAGTTTACTCATATAATAGCTTTCAACTCATCTAGCTTGAATCTTAAGTCTAGTTTCTTGGGTCTTGCCTCACAACAGACTGCTGGAATTTCTCATCGTAGACAATGGTTTGAGGGCCAGGTACATGCAACAAATTGTGAATGTGTTAACAGACACCATGTTGTTACTATATTCGTGTTTCATTTGGTTACGGGGAAGTCATAATGTTCGTCGCTCTTTGTACTGTCTTGTTCGTAATGCGCAGGAGAGTCTTGAGATTCAGACGCTGCTACGCCACTCGAACACCACACAGGAATTGAGGCCCTGCTCAAAAATTTGCAATATTTACGAAGCACTAGATTAGTACCTATCACCTGGCGGTATTTTTGTACGGGTTCTGCCTCATTGAAGCAAATTATAGAATTCTCCTCAGTGATTTGACTCGATGAATCTGCTCAATCTGCATAACTACTACAACACCAATCAGTCCGCCGCTCAGCAATACCATTCCAAGCGAAAGGCGAGTTGAAGTTTTGTATGATCTCTTTAAATCCGAGATCATAGCGACATCCGGCAGAATGGTTTGCATCTTGACTCCAAATTTGCAGCCATTATCAGATCGTTGCGGCCGCCTGCCAGCTGCCTGGCCCACTTTGGCTCAACTCACCTCTGCTTCACTTCCCTCCCACTTTCtactcatcttcttctcctcctcatcagaAGAGTggctgttttctttctctctctcttctcctctttacttctcttcctctgggAAACCTCATTCATCTCCTTCCATCTCAGAAGCACTCCTCTCCACCACTTCGAGAACTCGGGCGATCTATGGCTCGATTGAAAACCCGAACCATGGCAAGACCAGCAGATAACCAGATTCCTCCAAAATTCGAGATTTCGGATTTAAGCATCCAACTTGGCAATCCGCTTTACCCTGGCGCTGTTCGATGTGTCCAGGCATACTGGAAACAGGCAACATCAATGACTCCCGACCAACGTGATCAATACTTGTTGTATTTACAGAGCATGGACCAAAGGGATTCTTTCGTAGAGCCTTTGCTAGGGGAGAATGTGACTTCTTTGGTGATGTTTCAGCGATTTTGCAGTTTGAGTGATGGATTTCCCTCCAAAAGACTGTCATGGCCAGCTTACCTGTTTCTCTCAGCCTGGTATGTATACCTGCCAACAGAGTACATAGCCAAAATCGAAAATCTTCACGGCACCTCCTTGATCCAAGATCATACGGCCAAGTACCGAAGCATTTATCCAGCGCCTCCAGAGGTTCCATGGAAGCCAGAAGTggttgaagccattgtgtCCAGCCAGCAGCCGAATGCTATTGCGCCCATCATGAAGAATTGCTCAGTCGCGCCAGCTTCAACTCAGAAGCAAAATGGAGCACTGGAGCAGCAAACGGACAATGTtgcatcaacttcatctGGCAACCAACCAAAAAGTACTGcagccaaaaagaaaaaagacaacaaatCACCAGCCCCGACATGCCAGCAGCAAAATGATACACCTACCAAGAATAAAGATCCTGCAACACCAGCCGCGACTAAGCAGCAGCATGCTACGCCTAAGCAAGAGAAGCCTACTGTTGTGCGAGCCTCAGCCAACATCCAGCAACAAAATGTTGCTCCCGCACATGGCAACAATGAACAGACACTTGCTTCtacaagcaagcaagagaATACTACATCCGCGGTAGTTGAACTTCCGCCGGCAACTCCAACAACACCGCAGTCTGTGGGAGCGGAATCATGGAACATTGACAATGTTGTCGGCATCTTGAGCGAATCGAAAAAGAAGCGGCTCCTCTCTCCAGCCGAAAGCTCCTTGAAGCGAACAAGAGTGAACGACAATCAGCAAGCAACAATCACCAAAAGCGCTCTCGAGAAGTTGCAGTCTACTGTGGAAGACCAGGGTGCCAAATTGCAGGAGGCTTGCGCTGCAGCTGAACAGAACAAGCAGACTCTTGACAGCATGCAGAGCGAATTGCGCCAATTCATGTCGGCGGTCGCCTCGACGCTGCGAGACATCAAAGATCATCTAGAGGAGTGAGATCGGTTGCCTCATTCTTGTGGAGGATACATTTGCTGGCCGGTTAATATCACAGAATGGATTTCGAGATGCTCCCAGTATATAAGGAGAACATATATCTGGTTATGGGGTTCGTTTCATGGCTACATATTGCCAACGGCGGTAATAATCATGTCGACAGGTTTTCATTAGTTGCTAGATGTATCATATCGCACAAACATGTCTCGAGGGCATGGGACGATAGTATTTGGAATTGATCCGCTCTGAATCCCCTATCTTGCCAATGCTGGTGACATGTCTCCCAATCACATCGGACTTTGAACTAGATGCTGTTGGTGCCATCACCATTTCATGTGACGACCCCTGGTAGCGTGTTCTCATGGGTTTGCGCAGGGGTATCACCTCTGATGGTAGAGAACCCCAGCATGTATATGACAGCACCTCTTctcagcttctgcttcttttcctccacACACTGACTTGCCATCACTTGTATCACACACCTAGGAGCCTCGTTTCCCATTCCATGATGGTAACATCCAGGAACTTTGAGCTGCCAAGCAATTGAATAGTTGCTCAGGTGCGGGGAGCTAGAAAATGTCCTCTCCAGCCCACGACCAACGTGCAGACAACTCGTTTGCTGTGACCAACAAACTAgcaaccaacaaccaccCGCAATTGGCACTAGATCCTTCCCAAGCCTCTCGTATCCTCAGGCTTTTCCGAGTGATCTGGGCGTTTTGATCTTACCTTTTTTTGGTCCGTTTCAAGAACACACAAGCCATGATCTTCGGCGATGAAACGCAAAAACGGGCCATGGCCTCTCGAAAGTCCCTGCGATGGGTAGGACAGCAGGGGGAGGCTTTGGACAAGACTCGAAAACGCCAACCCAAGCCAACATGCCGCTGTGTTGTCTTTGCATGGGGAGACACGCACAAAGCCTGATTTCTGATTTCGGGAATTAACAGACAAGCCGCAGACGGGGATATTCCGAAATGAGGATAA
The sequence above is drawn from the Trichoderma breve strain T069 chromosome 5, whole genome shotgun sequence genome and encodes:
- a CDS encoding type III restriction enzyme, res subunit domain-containing protein, which gives rise to MPSSPSRAPSGAKKRHEKSSKKSKITKRESHKLPKSTAPVIKAETDENGETQSASNPNRGIFERFMRQEVGEPSREERVVPNNNLDHDDRGATKSEVAKTVTQQIVCSNTAGSTQPAPPENYQNKSDVAKASNNSDAIVKIEGNLPQRMKDIPSSVQEPIDKISQTESISQVELQNDGDVAVPQSTTKHDTGNLQQVQNNDDSPRELPKQDEHSKVKSEKPIQDGTSEGDAATSKCDEMTDVDPSTISADPIATPEKSHKKSGKKRKHKHSRKRSKSRDRSKSHKRRKGSETFVPNHQRDDCESSGDEEQSQNEFDVEQARARIPKGCSVRHEGEQKEELRDGKRIANQKKFTKMFRSDLKDHQLTTLSWMVNREKDTTRTVDGGIIAHDMGMGKTVTSLACIAANRPPKKDRKISAQATLVIVPNRTVAKQWLTEAKKHWYEEASSLVTIHTGNDDDHLLAQYERQWIVLATYPQVRNSFPSQVVMDYLHAQYADDQRLLKQEFKKRAKFLFRINWFRVILDEGHAATKWNGRTLDACTRIQAKHRWVLSGTPIQNKPIEFYSYATLVCCEYRGTRRVFRNDYIVKDATNADFDSLASTLMYRGTAEGKLNIPPTTRREVYIEVSQEEQMICKYAQQKKHERDKERAGMPIFENEQDEDEVEDIKPEEDDEEEEEGVVKKDKKSKIQASAHLRLRQALSHPYCLERFFMGNYLSEDELKSLASDLNSMSDKKTVIEQLEADENWAEHLGQYQKGLDILKSREEAFLGGIFDMNKLMDLVILQRTVNVQKCGGAACKSQILSRFKCGHMYCEQCFGRLMMRRSSMPEAERSGQMKCPTDGCGQDLSFVEQVTTLVQLASMANQDKGYVEIGRDWLKNTVQARQERSLFFIASSCFYGPRIVPPPSSRLTATMAVVMTWLTEAPQDKIIIFTQFVTTLKMVGYQLETLGVKFVYYCGTSPKQQQEHSMHAFHNDPETLVMVSTLKSGGQSHNLTVANRVIIVDLWWNKEAEKQAIGRVVRIGQKKETFSVRIVTKHGMDDRVIKVQTGKEAMVARILQDDGHERIEVDDERLEQIFERKEGEESRKRKRKRREDPFESRGGDGMAF